The following are encoded in a window of Bradyrhizobium sp. WBOS07 genomic DNA:
- a CDS encoding DUF2809 domain-containing protein has translation MHGAQPDHAIAPMQKTMIRAALALVVITCGLSLRWYGFPLGLPAFVVKYGGSLLWATMVFLLAGVLLPRLTRTQIAALAAIIAIAVEFSRMVHAPWLDAFRLTTAGALLLGRIFSLWNLAAYAVGIAFGVWIDCFVGMRGLAGWAKRLVRRSSKSEGESVPTTSRRWARR, from the coding sequence ATGCACGGGGCGCAGCCGGATCACGCCATTGCGCCGATGCAGAAGACGATGATCCGCGCCGCTCTCGCGCTCGTCGTCATCACCTGCGGGCTGTCGTTGCGCTGGTACGGCTTTCCGCTCGGCCTCCCCGCTTTCGTGGTGAAGTATGGCGGCTCGTTATTATGGGCCACGATGGTGTTTCTGCTGGCGGGCGTTTTGCTGCCGCGACTCACGCGGACGCAGATTGCAGCGCTCGCGGCGATCATCGCCATCGCCGTGGAATTCTCCCGCATGGTGCATGCGCCGTGGCTCGACGCATTCCGCTTGACGACCGCCGGCGCCTTGTTGCTCGGCCGCATCTTCTCGCTCTGGAATCTGGCGGCGTATGCGGTGGGGATTGCGTTCGGCGTTTGGATCGATTGTTTCGTCGGGATGCGCGGTCTCGCAGGGTGGGCAAAGCGACTTGTCCGCCGTAGCTCGAAGAGCGAAGGCGAAAGCGTGCCCACCACAAGCAGACGGTGGGCACGGCGCTAA
- a CDS encoding VOC family protein gives MSKVVPCMWFNGDAEEAAKFYTSLVPNSAITHVQRNVSDGPSGKEGSVLVVEFTLAGQPLVALNGGMTMEYTHAISLMIHCDDQAQVDSVWNAFLAHGGKEEQCGWLRDRWGVAWQVVPKVMFEFLSSPDKAAAARAVQAMMKMVKLDIDALRRAFEGKSAA, from the coding sequence ATGTCCAAGGTCGTACCCTGCATGTGGTTCAACGGCGATGCCGAGGAAGCCGCGAAGTTCTACACCTCGCTCGTGCCGAACTCGGCCATCACGCACGTTCAGCGCAACGTCTCGGATGGTCCCTCCGGCAAGGAAGGCTCTGTGCTGGTCGTCGAGTTCACTCTGGCCGGGCAGCCCTTGGTCGCGCTCAACGGCGGCATGACGATGGAGTACACCCACGCCATCTCGCTGATGATCCATTGCGACGACCAGGCCCAGGTCGACAGCGTCTGGAATGCCTTCCTCGCTCATGGCGGCAAGGAGGAGCAGTGCGGCTGGCTGAGGGACCGCTGGGGCGTGGCCTGGCAGGTGGTGCCGAAGGTGATGTTCGAATTCCTGTCGAGCCCCGACAAGGCCGCCGCCGCGCGCGCGGTGCAGGCGATGATGAAGATGGTGAAGCTGGATATCGACGCGTTGCGCCGCGCGTTCGAGGGCAAGTCGGCGGCTTGA
- a CDS encoding FecR domain-containing protein → MNLRFWFFSTLLSAALCAGPCALAQTRVGEAVVIQNEVVRVAATTTPINVGDSMLRDETVRTGADSAARFVMADSTNLSLGPSATLKLDRTVFNDERSYRDVAIRMTTGAFRFVTGHSDKSAYKITTPLATIGVRGTTLDILSQRGRSVVVLQDGAASVCTRSGQCVQLTQPGDTAIITSTGGKVGITKSGTPPWTFAANCAASAGLCAVNQYAGASPTISPAVHDDGMLCGR, encoded by the coding sequence ATGAATTTGCGTTTCTGGTTTTTCTCCACCCTACTGTCGGCCGCGTTGTGCGCGGGTCCTTGCGCGCTGGCGCAGACGCGCGTCGGCGAAGCCGTCGTGATCCAGAACGAGGTGGTGCGCGTCGCTGCGACCACCACGCCGATCAATGTCGGCGACAGCATGCTGCGCGATGAGACCGTGCGCACCGGCGCCGATAGCGCGGCGCGCTTCGTGATGGCCGACAGCACCAATCTGTCGCTCGGCCCCAGCGCCACGCTGAAGCTCGACCGCACCGTCTTCAACGACGAGCGCAGCTATCGCGACGTCGCGATCCGCATGACCACCGGCGCATTCCGTTTCGTCACCGGACATTCCGATAAGTCCGCCTACAAGATCACGACGCCGCTTGCGACCATCGGCGTGCGCGGCACCACGCTCGACATCCTCTCGCAGCGCGGACGCTCCGTCGTCGTGCTTCAGGACGGCGCAGCCAGCGTCTGCACGAGGAGCGGCCAGTGCGTGCAGCTCACCCAGCCCGGCGACACCGCGATCATCACATCGACCGGCGGCAAGGTCGGCATCACCAAGTCCGGCACGCCGCCCTGGACCTTCGCCGCCAACTGCGCTGCAAGCGCCGGGCTATGCGCGGTGAACCAATATGCCGGCGCCTCGCCGACCATCTCGCCCGCCGTCCACGACGACGGCATGCTGTGCGGGCGCTGA
- a CDS encoding CsbD family protein, producing MGSTTDKIKGTANEAIGKAKQGIGEATGSDRLKGEGVVQEVKGKGQQAMGDAKDAAKDAIDRAAAAAKRAAE from the coding sequence ATGGGCAGCACGACCGACAAAATCAAAGGTACCGCCAACGAGGCGATCGGCAAGGCCAAGCAGGGCATCGGTGAAGCCACCGGTTCCGACCGCCTCAAGGGTGAAGGCGTGGTTCAGGAAGTGAAGGGCAAGGGCCAGCAGGCCATGGGCGATGCCAAGGATGCGGCCAAGGATGCGATCGATCGCGCCGCGGCAGCCGCAAAGCGCGCGGCGGAGTGA
- a CDS encoding phospholipid carrier-dependent glycosyltransferase: MWRNYHKRRGTCVMLSDSCGRMRSMKNEAFIFVRGDANLPRKTAPQQPLQSSAVPKMSRSAVIAVAIFLVAHLALLIGLTTPEKFVFDEVHYVPAARQMLAPAMSQAMLNPMHPPLAKELIAASIAVFGDNALGWRYPATLFGALAIVAIYLCGLALFAAQGPAIAAALIAGLNQMLYVQARIAMLDIFALGFGLLATAAFMHGFRRERPQALFALAGSLFGLAAACKWSGLFPLGVCIVIVAVIRLMQGWRTLFADAKPDDWYRPDLWPGLRLHHVALCFAVLPGVAYLAAFVPLYGMSVPELIEAQRRIFTDNTTTAIAGHTYMSSWPSWPLLARPVWFLFDKIAEDNVSAVVFLGNPLVLWPALLALVVVLRDFVVERRWDAFLIAAFYVGPWLAWALLPRTLGFIYYYLPAATAASLALVYVLRRGGLPRWLLWAYVGIAAIGFAIMLPISAAFIGTSMRSFNRLMLFQSWI, translated from the coding sequence ATGTGGCGGAATTATCACAAGCGGCGCGGGACGTGCGTCATGCTTAGTGACAGTTGCGGCAGAATGCGTTCAATGAAAAACGAAGCTTTCATTTTTGTCCGCGGTGACGCAAATTTGCCACGCAAAACAGCCCCTCAGCAGCCGCTTCAATCATCCGCAGTTCCAAAGATGTCGCGGAGCGCAGTCATTGCTGTCGCGATTTTCCTGGTCGCGCATCTCGCGCTGTTGATCGGACTGACGACGCCGGAAAAGTTCGTCTTCGACGAGGTGCATTACGTGCCGGCGGCGCGGCAGATGCTGGCACCGGCGATGTCGCAGGCGATGCTCAATCCGATGCATCCGCCGCTGGCCAAGGAGCTGATCGCGGCCTCGATCGCGGTTTTCGGCGACAACGCGCTTGGCTGGCGCTATCCCGCGACATTGTTCGGCGCATTGGCGATCGTCGCGATCTATCTGTGCGGCCTCGCGCTGTTCGCGGCGCAAGGCCCCGCGATCGCCGCGGCGCTGATCGCGGGGCTGAACCAGATGCTGTACGTGCAGGCGCGCATCGCCATGCTCGACATCTTTGCGCTCGGCTTCGGTCTGCTCGCGACGGCCGCCTTCATGCATGGATTTCGACGAGAGCGACCGCAGGCGCTGTTCGCGCTCGCGGGCAGCCTGTTCGGCCTTGCTGCGGCCTGCAAATGGAGCGGCCTGTTTCCGCTCGGCGTTTGCATCGTCATCGTCGCCGTGATCCGCCTGATGCAGGGCTGGCGCACGCTGTTCGCCGACGCCAAGCCGGACGATTGGTATCGACCGGATCTTTGGCCCGGCCTCCGGCTGCATCATGTCGCGCTGTGCTTCGCGGTCTTGCCCGGTGTGGCCTACCTTGCCGCTTTCGTTCCGCTCTACGGGATGTCGGTGCCGGAGCTGATCGAGGCGCAGCGGCGGATCTTTACCGACAACACCACGACCGCGATTGCCGGGCATACCTACATGAGCTCGTGGCCGTCGTGGCCGCTGCTGGCGCGGCCGGTCTGGTTCCTGTTCGACAAGATTGCGGAAGACAACGTCTCCGCGGTCGTGTTCCTCGGCAATCCGCTGGTATTGTGGCCGGCTTTGCTCGCGCTCGTCGTCGTGCTGCGCGATTTCGTCGTCGAGCGCCGTTGGGATGCATTCCTGATTGCGGCGTTCTATGTCGGCCCGTGGCTCGCCTGGGCGTTGCTGCCGCGCACGCTGGGCTTCATCTATTACTATCTACCGGCCGCCACGGCGGCCTCGCTCGCCCTGGTCTATGTGCTGCGCCGGGGCGGCCTGCCGCGCTGGCTGCTGTGGGCCTATGTCGGCATTGCGGCGATCGGCTTTGCAATCATGCTGCCGATCTCGGCGGCCTTTATCGGCACCTCGATGCGGAGCTTCAACCGGCTGATGCTGTTCCAGAGCTGGATATGA
- a CDS encoding cupin domain-containing protein, which translates to MTGHDHSHSHHDHDHHDDRWKHDGVRVIPGNQLDTNVPSTAGMDRAAAINFARVGAQKLWAGTVSIKPDAKTGAHHHGHLESVIYVVKGKARMRWGESLQFTAEAGPGDFIFVPPYVPHQEINASPDEVLECVLVRSDGEAVAINLDIEPVEKPETVLWIDPVHRDPNEKK; encoded by the coding sequence ATGACCGGCCATGACCACTCGCACTCTCACCATGATCACGATCATCATGATGATCGCTGGAAACATGACGGCGTGCGCGTCATTCCCGGCAACCAGCTCGATACAAACGTGCCGTCCACAGCCGGCATGGATCGTGCGGCTGCAATCAATTTCGCGCGCGTCGGCGCGCAGAAATTGTGGGCGGGCACGGTCAGCATCAAGCCCGACGCCAAGACCGGCGCACATCACCACGGCCATCTCGAAAGCGTCATCTACGTCGTGAAGGGCAAGGCGCGGATGCGCTGGGGCGAGAGCCTGCAATTCACGGCGGAAGCCGGCCCTGGCGATTTCATCTTCGTCCCGCCTTACGTGCCCCATCAGGAGATCAATGCCAGCCCGGATGAGGTGCTGGAATGCGTGCTGGTGCGCAGTGACGGCGAGGCCGTGGCGATCAACCTCGACATCGAGCCGGTCGAGAAACCCGAGACCGTGCTGTGGATCGATCCGGTGCATCGGGATCCGAACGAGAAGAAATAG
- a CDS encoding VOC family protein, whose product MPRMIFLNLPVTDLERATAFYEAIGATRNPQFSDDTASCMVFSETIYAMLTTHDKFRQFTPKPIADAKTSNQALFCLSADTRNEVDDIVGRAEAAGGVADPSPKDEYSFMYGRSFEDPDGHMWGVNWLDMASVPPQPALANA is encoded by the coding sequence ATGCCCAGGATGATCTTCCTCAATCTACCCGTGACCGACCTCGAGCGCGCGACCGCCTTCTACGAGGCGATCGGGGCGACCCGGAATCCGCAATTCAGCGACGACACGGCGAGCTGCATGGTCTTTTCCGAGACCATCTACGCGATGCTGACGACCCACGACAAATTCCGTCAGTTCACGCCCAAGCCGATCGCCGACGCAAAGACCTCGAACCAGGCGCTGTTCTGCCTGTCCGCCGATACCCGCAACGAGGTCGACGATATCGTCGGCAGGGCCGAGGCCGCGGGCGGGGTGGCCGATCCCAGCCCCAAGGACGAATACAGCTTCATGTACGGCCGCAGCTTCGAGGATCCGGACGGCCATATGTGGGGTGTGAATTGGCTGGATATGGCTTCGGTCCCTCCGCAGCCCGCGCTGGCGAATGCCTGA
- a CDS encoding MFS transporter, with amino-acid sequence MSQTTIYAGSTGGAKNVKSEIETSTIRAISWRLIPFLVLAYFFSYLDRVNLGFAALTMNADLKFTPLIFSWGAGIFFIGYFIFEVPSNLALKKFGASRWIARIMVTWGIISALMAMVSGVTSFYVLRFLLGVAEAGFFPGIILYLTYWYPAEYRARFLAAFAIAVPVSTVIGAPISGLLLGLDGLMGLKGWQWLFIIEGIPSVLLGIVTWFYLTDRPEKADWLSAEQKAWLKAKLDAEIAAKQAVKHVSLGEALSSPKVIALSLIYFGFVGALYGMQFWLPQIVKAFGLTNAQTGFVTAIPYLFGTIAMILWARHSDATRERVMHVGAPLLLTAVALGVSSYLTDPTATMVVLTVAAVGVFCCFGVFWTLPTAWLSGTAAAGAIALINSIGNLAGFGGPYLIGWVKEATGQTSNGLLVLAVLPLLAGILVFVGGHDSKHEFAGQGR; translated from the coding sequence ATGAGCCAGACCACTATCTATGCCGGTTCCACCGGCGGCGCCAAGAACGTCAAGAGCGAAATCGAAACGTCGACGATCCGCGCCATTTCCTGGCGCCTGATTCCCTTTCTGGTGCTGGCCTACTTCTTCTCCTATCTCGACCGCGTCAATCTCGGTTTCGCGGCGCTGACCATGAACGCGGACCTGAAATTCACGCCGCTGATCTTCTCCTGGGGCGCCGGCATCTTCTTCATCGGCTATTTCATCTTCGAGGTTCCGAGCAACCTCGCGCTGAAGAAATTCGGCGCGAGCCGCTGGATCGCCCGCATCATGGTGACCTGGGGGATCATCTCGGCGCTGATGGCGATGGTCAGCGGCGTGACGAGCTTCTACGTCCTGCGCTTCCTGCTCGGCGTCGCCGAGGCCGGCTTCTTCCCCGGCATCATCCTCTATCTCACCTATTGGTATCCGGCAGAATATCGCGCCCGCTTCCTGGCGGCTTTCGCCATCGCGGTGCCGGTCTCGACCGTGATCGGTGCGCCGATCTCGGGCCTCTTGCTCGGGCTCGATGGCCTGATGGGGCTGAAGGGCTGGCAGTGGCTGTTCATCATCGAGGGCATCCCCTCGGTGCTGCTCGGCATCGTCACCTGGTTCTATCTCACCGACAGGCCGGAGAAGGCGGACTGGCTGTCGGCCGAGCAGAAGGCCTGGCTCAAGGCGAAGCTCGATGCGGAGATCGCGGCCAAGCAGGCGGTGAAGCATGTCTCGCTCGGCGAAGCGTTGTCCTCGCCCAAGGTGATCGCGCTCAGCCTGATCTATTTCGGCTTCGTCGGGGCGCTCTATGGCATGCAGTTCTGGCTGCCCCAGATCGTCAAGGCGTTCGGGCTGACCAATGCCCAGACCGGTTTTGTCACCGCGATCCCGTACCTGTTCGGCACCATCGCCATGATCCTGTGGGCGCGGCACTCCGATGCGACGCGCGAGCGCGTCATGCATGTCGGCGCGCCGCTGCTGCTGACGGCGGTCGCGCTCGGCGTGTCGTCCTATCTCACCGATCCCACGGCGACGATGGTGGTGTTGACCGTCGCCGCGGTCGGCGTGTTCTGCTGCTTCGGCGTGTTCTGGACCCTGCCGACCGCCTGGCTGTCAGGCACCGCGGCCGCCGGCGCCATCGCCCTGATCAACTCGATCGGCAACCTCGCCGGCTTTGGCGGGCCGTATCTGATCGGCTGGGTCAAGGAAGCCACGGGCCAGACTTCGAATGGCCTCCTCGTGCTCGCCGTGCTGCCGCTGCTCGCCGGCATCCTGGTGTTTGTCGGCGGCCATGACAGCAAGCACGAGTTCGCCGGGCAGGGGCGGTAG
- a CDS encoding OmpA family protein: MTRFDKFFGLKAIALSAALSMTTGLALAGDSNVSTDKILDALKPKPATRGLSVGPQTDTTAQAKEATFLNTVRNRSTRSLSTGEREQIAELAATKPKIDLEIQFDYNSADIAKTSMPSVQALGKALSDPALKGSTFVVAGHTDATGGEQYNQGLSERRADTIKKYLVQNYGLNGNDLVTVGYGETKLKDTANSSDAVNRRVQVVNMDTKTASK; the protein is encoded by the coding sequence ATGACCCGTTTTGATAAATTCTTTGGACTGAAGGCGATTGCTCTTTCCGCAGCCCTGTCGATGACGACGGGCCTGGCTCTGGCCGGCGACAGCAATGTCTCCACCGACAAGATCCTGGATGCACTGAAGCCCAAGCCGGCAACCCGCGGCCTGTCCGTCGGTCCGCAGACCGACACGACCGCGCAAGCCAAGGAGGCGACCTTCCTGAACACGGTGCGCAACCGCTCGACCCGGTCGCTCTCGACGGGCGAGCGCGAGCAGATCGCCGAGCTCGCGGCGACCAAGCCGAAGATCGACCTGGAAATCCAGTTCGACTACAACTCGGCCGATATCGCCAAGACCTCGATGCCCTCGGTGCAGGCGCTCGGCAAGGCGCTGTCCGATCCGGCGCTGAAGGGCTCGACCTTCGTGGTCGCCGGGCACACCGACGCGACCGGCGGCGAACAGTACAATCAAGGCCTCTCCGAACGGCGCGCCGACACCATCAAGAAGTACCTGGTGCAGAACTACGGCCTCAACGGCAACGATCTCGTCACGGTCGGCTACGGCGAGACCAAGCTGAAGGATACCGCCAACAGCTCCGACGCCGTCAATCGCCGCGTCCAGGTCGTCAACATGGACACCAAGACCGCGTCGAAGTAA
- a CDS encoding winged helix-turn-helix domain-containing protein: MSRTLKPHPLTTRQARQIWLHAQRLDERTPFGEGAQAVADAVAHLGYVQIDTINVIERCHHHILFSRIPSYRRADLRHAQSADRSVFEYWTHALSYVPTGDFRFFLPAMREHRREGHKWFASVKPADMRKVMRLLRAGPLTIRDIEDDVLVEKEHLWQSRKPSKRALQLAFYTGAVTISERQGMLKTYELMTRHFGWDTLPRPASTREITTYLLDRALRSQGVVSLDSICHLDAPRKKAVAGLIASRVRRGELVPVALDGAGKQEHWAAPAVLEPSSEAVSPDLVHILSPFDPLIIQRKRTNLIFGYNHLFEAYVPKAKRKLGYFALPVLVGDEIVAALDLKTDRQAKKLLMQKWTWVGQGKKTAGRTALKQRIEEELDRFERFQLSE, from the coding sequence ATGTCACGCACGCTCAAACCCCATCCCCTCACCACGAGACAGGCCCGGCAGATCTGGCTGCATGCCCAGCGGCTGGATGAGCGCACCCCGTTCGGCGAGGGAGCACAGGCCGTCGCGGATGCGGTCGCTCATCTCGGCTATGTGCAGATCGACACCATCAACGTCATCGAGCGCTGCCATCATCACATTCTGTTCAGCCGGATCCCGTCCTATCGCCGCGCCGATCTGCGCCATGCCCAGAGCGCCGACAGAAGCGTGTTCGAGTATTGGACCCACGCGCTCTCCTACGTGCCGACCGGCGACTTCCGTTTCTTCCTGCCGGCGATGCGCGAGCATCGGCGCGAGGGGCACAAATGGTTCGCCTCGGTGAAGCCCGCCGACATGCGCAAGGTGATGCGGCTGCTGCGGGCCGGTCCGCTGACCATCCGCGACATCGAGGATGACGTGCTCGTCGAGAAGGAGCATCTGTGGCAGAGCCGCAAGCCCTCCAAGCGGGCGTTGCAGCTGGCCTTCTATACCGGCGCCGTCACCATCAGCGAGCGGCAGGGCATGCTCAAGACCTACGAGCTGATGACGCGCCATTTCGGCTGGGACACGCTGCCAAGGCCTGCCTCGACAAGGGAGATCACGACCTATCTGCTCGACCGCGCGTTGCGGTCGCAAGGTGTGGTGAGCCTCGATTCGATCTGCCACCTCGACGCCCCGCGCAAGAAGGCGGTGGCCGGCCTGATCGCTTCCCGCGTCCGCCGCGGCGAGCTCGTGCCGGTCGCGCTCGACGGCGCCGGCAAGCAGGAGCATTGGGCGGCGCCGGCCGTGCTGGAGCCCAGCAGTGAGGCGGTCTCCCCCGATCTGGTCCACATCCTCTCGCCGTTCGATCCCCTGATCATCCAGCGCAAGCGCACCAATCTCATCTTCGGCTACAACCATCTGTTCGAGGCCTATGTGCCGAAGGCCAAGCGCAAGCTCGGCTATTTCGCGCTGCCCGTGCTGGTCGGCGACGAGATCGTCGCCGCGCTCGATCTCAAGACCGACCGGCAGGCCAAGAAGCTCCTGATGCAGAAATGGACCTGGGTCGGACAGGGCAAGAAAACGGCGGGCCGCACGGCGCTGAAGCAGCGGATCGAGGAGGAGCTCGATCGCTTCGAGCGTTTTCAGCTCTCGGAGTGA